The Deltaproteobacteria bacterium genome has a window encoding:
- a CDS encoding FHA domain-containing protein gives MDFLQVMFQFNTKVYDNTEAFKHLEQADLQTDFLEARVIEIIKRKNSDNCNIITIGRSSQNDIILYNNIVSKSHAFLYCHQDCRAIYVTDLESTNNSYINDEKIVPYKLYQLTDGDEISFGPQTKVIYLTSRAFYDFILSLKQSSCS, from the coding sequence ATGGATTTTTTGCAAGTAATGTTTCAATTTAATACAAAGGTATATGACAATACAGAAGCATTTAAACATTTAGAGCAAGCTGACTTACAAACAGACTTTTTGGAAGCAAGGGTAATCGAAATTATAAAAAGGAAAAATAGTGACAATTGTAATATTATAACAATAGGTAGATCTTCGCAGAACGACATTATTTTGTATAATAATATAGTATCTAAATCACATGCCTTTCTTTATTGTCATCAAGATTGCAGGGCTATATATGTAACAGATCTAGAGTCAACTAACAATTCTTATATAAATGACGAAAAAATAGTTCCTTATAAACTATATCAGCTCACAGATGGCGATGAAATTTCATTTGGACCGCAGACTAAAGTTATTTATCTTACCTCTAGAGCTTTTTACGATTTTATTCTGTCTCTTAAACAGTCTTCGTGCAGTTAA